The Bacillus sp. B-jedd sequence TCGGAAGTGATCCTTTCCTGCAGCTGTGGGCGCTTTGCAACAGCTTCTACAGCCCTGGCAAGCTTGCTTAATCCTGTTACTTTACCGTTGCGCGGTAAATAAGCTACATGCGCTTTGCCGAAGAATGGCACAAGGTGATGTTCGCACATTGAATAAAAAGGAATATCCTTCACGAGAACCAGTTCTTCATGGTCCTCACCAAAAATCGTTTCAAAATATTCGCCGGGATCTTGATTCAATCCGCTGAATACTTCTTCATACATTTTTGCAACACGCTTAGGTGTATCTAGAAGCCCTTCGCGGTCAGGGTCCTCTCCGATAGCCTGGAGGATCATTCGAACCGCCTCTTCTATTTGGGCTTTATTTA is a genomic window containing:
- the folE gene encoding GTP cyclohydrolase I FolE, with protein sequence MPTVNKAQIEEAVRMILQAIGEDPDREGLLDTPKRVAKMYEEVFSGLNQDPGEYFETIFGEDHEELVLVKDIPFYSMCEHHLVPFFGKAHVAYLPRNGKVTGLSKLARAVEAVAKRPQLQERITSEIANSIMDRLQPHGVMVVVEAEHMCMTMRGVKKPGSKTVTSAVRGIFVENAIARSEVLSFINN